GCGGCCTCGCCGACGACGAAGGTGCGGTTGAGGTCGCCGTGCACGCCGTTCTTGAAGGCGGTGATGTCGATGTTGATCAGGTCGCCGTCGACGAGGACGGTGTCGTCGGGGATGCCGTGGCAGATGACCTCGTTCACCGAGGTGCAGACCGACTTGGGGTAGCCGCGGTACCCCAGGGTCGAGGGGTAGGCGTCGTGCGCGACGACGAACTCGTGGGCGACGCGGTCGAGTTCGTCGGTGGTCACGCCGGGGCGGAGGGCGGCCTCGACCGCGTCGATGGCCTGCGAGGCGATGCGACCGCTCTCGCGGATGAGTTCGACGGTCTCGGCGTCGTACACGTCGCCGTCGGTGTACTCGGCGGGGGCGGCCTTGCCGACGTACTCGGGTCGGGTGATCGACGGGGGGACCGGACGCTGCGCTGAGATCCGGCCCGGGGTCAAGAATCCGTGGGAGTCCCGGGGCATACGATCAAGCTTAGGGGGAGCGCGACGGGCTCGCGTTCTCCACAGCCGCACCGAGAGGACGACACCATGGCCGAGTTCTGGTTCAACACGAAGACGCACGAGGTCGAAGAGGGCAAGGTCTCGCCGGCCGTCGACCGGGCGGGGCCCTACGCCACGCGCGACGAGGCGGCCCGGGCGATCGAGACCATCAAGGCCCGCAACGCCGCCCT
This genomic interval from Frigoribacterium sp. Leaf415 contains the following:
- the map gene encoding type I methionyl aminopeptidase translates to MPRDSHGFLTPGRISAQRPVPPSITRPEYVGKAAPAEYTDGDVYDAETVELIRESGRIASQAIDAVEAALRPGVTTDELDRVAHEFVVAHDAYPSTLGYRGYPKSVCTSVNEVICHGIPDDTVLVDGDLINIDITAFKNGVHGDLNRTFVVGEAAPETVELVDRTREALRRGIKAVAPGRQVNVIGRAIESYAKRFGLGVVRDYTGHGVGRAFHSGLIIPHYDAPQYDDVIEVGMVFTIEPMLTLGGIDADVWDDDWTVTTRDKSLTAQFEHTLVVTERGADILTLS
- a CDS encoding SPOR domain-containing protein, producing MAEFWFNTKTHEVEEGKVSPAVDRAGPYATRDEAARAIETIKARNAALDAEEAAND